A single region of the candidate division WOR-3 bacterium genome encodes:
- a CDS encoding methylenetetrahydrofolate reductase [NAD(P)H], translating to MHITELIARRKQPLVSIEITPPEKGRSISELFGSVDQLLPFKPTFITVTYHQQRIVYEDVGAGLTRKIPRRKNPGTVGICAAIYNRYKIETVPHIICGGFDRYETEDALIDLQYLGFANLFVLRGDPAPGQKEFVPEPAGHRFASELTAQIAAMNRGHYLEELDNAVPTDFCIGVAGYPEKHYEAPNLADDLRHLKAKVDAGADYIISQMVFAARPFREFVDRARAIGIKVPIIPGIKPVTNARQLVTIPREFHVDLPEELVGRITRAATPADAARAGVEFATRLCRDLLKQDVPGLHFYTMGKGRATAEVLRALNDER from the coding sequence TTGCACATTACCGAGCTCATCGCACGGCGGAAGCAGCCGCTGGTCTCAATCGAGATTACCCCGCCCGAAAAGGGGCGGTCGATCTCCGAGCTGTTCGGCTCGGTCGACCAGTTGCTGCCGTTCAAGCCGACGTTCATCACCGTCACCTATCACCAGCAGCGGATCGTCTACGAGGATGTCGGTGCGGGCCTGACCCGGAAGATACCGCGGCGCAAGAATCCGGGTACGGTCGGCATCTGCGCCGCCATCTACAACCGGTACAAGATCGAGACCGTGCCGCACATAATCTGCGGCGGGTTTGACCGGTACGAGACCGAGGACGCGCTGATCGACCTTCAGTATCTCGGGTTCGCCAACCTGTTCGTCCTGCGCGGCGACCCGGCGCCGGGACAGAAGGAGTTCGTGCCCGAGCCGGCCGGCCACCGGTTCGCGTCAGAGCTGACTGCCCAGATAGCCGCGATGAACCGCGGACACTACCTGGAGGAATTGGACAATGCCGTGCCGACCGATTTCTGCATCGGCGTTGCCGGCTACCCGGAGAAGCACTACGAGGCGCCGAACCTCGCCGACGACCTGCGACACCTGAAAGCGAAAGTGGACGCCGGAGCCGATTACATCATCTCCCAGATGGTCTTTGCGGCGCGCCCCTTCCGTGAGTTCGTGGACCGGGCCCGCGCCATCGGCATCAAGGTGCCGATCATTCCCGGCATCAAGCCGGTCACCAACGCGAGGCAGCTCGTTACGATACCGCGCGAGTTCCACGTTGACCTGCCCGAGGAACTGGTCGGCCGCATAACCCGCGCGGCCACACCGGCCGACGCTGCCCGTGCCGGCGTCGAGTTCGCGACCAGGCTCTGCCGCGACCTGCTCAAGCAGGACGTGCCGGGACTGCACTTC